In a genomic window of Brucella anthropi ATCC 49188:
- a CDS encoding glycosyltransferase family 2 protein has protein sequence MTVSVLIRTLNEEVNLPACLASLDWCDDIVVLDSFSTDRTVEIAKAAGARVYQRVYDTEDRQRMYGLTEIEFKHLWVYTPDADEITPPDLRDEILSVTADLDRPEVFFRLRYKNMFMGRWIRHASLYPTWITRLVRPDRVRFERSIHARATGGPSGQLQAHFIHYSFNKGLAAWYDKHNLYSTVEADLSAARLLERRVDWGGLLSGNPERRRRAMKSLSYNLPCRPTLRFFYMYVLRGGFLDGKPGYLYCRLLSAYEFMIVIKMEEQRQRQSALLAESSSVRRPLETEAPERRMV, from the coding sequence ATGACTGTGTCCGTCCTCATCAGAACGCTTAACGAGGAAGTCAATCTACCTGCATGCCTCGCCTCACTCGACTGGTGCGACGATATCGTGGTGCTCGATTCATTCAGCACTGATCGTACCGTGGAAATCGCCAAAGCAGCGGGCGCGCGCGTCTATCAGCGCGTCTATGACACCGAGGACCGCCAGCGCATGTACGGGCTGACGGAAATCGAGTTCAAACATCTTTGGGTCTATACACCCGACGCGGACGAAATCACACCGCCGGACCTGCGAGATGAAATACTGTCGGTCACCGCTGATCTCGACCGACCGGAAGTGTTTTTCCGGCTTCGCTACAAGAACATGTTCATGGGGCGCTGGATACGCCATGCAAGCCTCTATCCGACATGGATCACCCGGCTGGTCAGGCCGGATCGCGTACGCTTCGAGCGTTCAATCCATGCACGCGCAACCGGAGGTCCGAGCGGCCAGTTACAGGCGCATTTCATCCATTACAGCTTCAACAAGGGGCTCGCCGCCTGGTACGACAAACACAATCTCTATTCCACCGTTGAAGCGGATTTGTCGGCAGCGCGGCTTCTTGAGCGGCGCGTCGATTGGGGTGGCCTCCTGTCGGGCAATCCGGAACGGCGTCGGCGCGCCATGAAATCCCTGTCCTACAATTTGCCGTGTCGACCGACCTTGCGCTTCTTCTACATGTATGTGCTGCGCGGTGGCTTCCTCGACGGCAAGCCCGGCTATCTCTATTGCCGCCTGCTTTCGGCTTACGAGTTCATGATCGTGATCAAGATGGAAGAGCAACGCCAGCGTCAATCGGCGCTTCTGGCTGAATCTTCATCAGTCAGACGCCCTTTGGAAACCGAAGCACCAGAACGGCGTATGGTATGA
- a CDS encoding acetyltransferase, with the protein MNASRPMEGGATFTLGHRVQRLCWQASWLLLAAWTPSFLWRWRGAVLRAFGAKVHKTAIVRGSARIWWPGNLTMGAHSSLGPGALCYNVAHVTLAPFAIVSQRAHLCTAGHNIDQADFPLTAAPIHIGPYGWVAAEAFVGPGVTIGEGAVLGARGVGFRDMEPWMVYVGNPAKPVRPRRKP; encoded by the coding sequence ATGAACGCGTCGCGCCCCATGGAAGGCGGCGCAACCTTCACTCTCGGACACCGTGTTCAGCGTCTGTGCTGGCAGGCAAGCTGGCTGTTACTGGCGGCATGGACGCCGTCTTTCCTGTGGCGCTGGCGTGGCGCGGTGTTGCGCGCCTTCGGCGCGAAGGTTCACAAGACCGCCATCGTGCGCGGCAGTGCGCGTATCTGGTGGCCGGGCAATCTGACCATGGGTGCTCATTCATCGCTGGGACCGGGTGCGCTCTGCTATAACGTAGCGCACGTAACGCTTGCCCCATTCGCCATCGTTTCACAACGCGCGCATCTGTGCACGGCGGGGCACAATATCGATCAGGCGGATTTTCCCCTCACGGCAGCACCCATTCACATCGGGCCTTATGGCTGGGTTGCAGCTGAAGCCTTTGTCGGGCCGGGCGTGACCATCGGTGAAGGCGCAGTTCTTGGCGCACGCGGGGTCGGCTTCCGTGATATGGAACCATGGATGGTCTATGTCGGCAATCCCGCCAAGCCCGTGAGACCCCGGCGGAAGCCCTGA
- a CDS encoding glycosyltransferase family 4 protein: MDGSVVVSQLGARRHYAVPRIFANNQKLAHFYTDICAFQGWPRFLNSLPSNALPSSVRRLIGRKPQGIPQQQMTTFPGFGLHSAVRRLANQTGPKSTANAIWAGETFGRLVAESGFHGASGVYAFSGEAVELLSAARKMGLWTAVDQVIAPRAIVDQLGYEEELLNPGWQLPLESDGYSEAFAERERVEWQLADVVVCPSPFVARHVVEEGCAPEKIVVVPTGVDTRFQVERKPRAPGKLHVLTVGAVGLRKGSPYVGGVSRLLAGEVEFRMVGPLELLPEAQKKLAASVELTGPIPRSEMRKQFEWADVFLLPSLCEGSAISVYEALAAGLPVICTENTGSVVRNGIDGYIVPIRDVMETTEILRELAGNPAALERMGESARERAADFTLSRYGERLTSAIFREKAA; this comes from the coding sequence ATGGATGGGTCGGTCGTTGTCAGCCAGTTGGGCGCCCGCCGGCACTATGCAGTCCCGCGGATTTTTGCGAATAATCAGAAGCTGGCACATTTTTATACGGACATATGCGCTTTTCAGGGATGGCCACGTTTCCTCAACAGCTTGCCCTCCAATGCACTCCCATCCTCTGTTCGGAGATTGATTGGACGCAAGCCCCAGGGAATTCCCCAACAACAGATGACAACTTTTCCGGGCTTCGGACTGCATTCCGCCGTACGCAGACTGGCGAACCAGACTGGGCCGAAATCCACTGCCAATGCAATATGGGCTGGTGAAACATTCGGAAGGCTGGTCGCGGAAAGCGGATTTCACGGCGCAAGCGGGGTCTATGCCTTCAGCGGTGAAGCTGTTGAACTGTTGTCGGCTGCGCGAAAAATGGGTCTTTGGACAGCGGTAGATCAGGTGATCGCGCCGCGCGCCATCGTTGACCAGCTTGGTTATGAAGAGGAATTGTTGAACCCGGGTTGGCAATTGCCGCTCGAAAGCGATGGATATTCCGAGGCTTTCGCGGAGCGTGAACGAGTTGAATGGCAGCTGGCCGATGTGGTTGTGTGTCCATCGCCTTTTGTTGCCCGTCATGTGGTTGAAGAAGGTTGTGCTCCCGAAAAGATCGTGGTGGTTCCGACAGGTGTCGATACGCGTTTCCAGGTTGAACGGAAACCACGGGCACCAGGCAAATTGCACGTGCTGACAGTGGGCGCGGTTGGCTTGCGCAAAGGCTCGCCTTATGTCGGCGGGGTTTCCCGATTACTGGCGGGAGAGGTGGAATTCCGGATGGTCGGCCCGCTGGAACTGTTGCCGGAAGCACAGAAGAAGCTCGCCGCCTCGGTCGAATTGACAGGCCCCATTCCGCGCAGCGAGATGCGCAAGCAATTTGAGTGGGCCGATGTTTTTCTGTTGCCTTCGTTATGCGAAGGGTCGGCGATTTCCGTTTATGAAGCGCTGGCCGCTGGGCTGCCTGTAATTTGTACGGAGAATACGGGCAGTGTCGTTCGCAACGGTATCGACGGCTATATCGTGCCTATCCGGGACGTCATGGAGACAACAGAAATCCTGCGGGAACTTGCAGGCAATCCGGCGGCGCTGGAACGGATGGGCGAAAGCGCCCGCGAACGCGCGGCTGATTTTACTTTATCGCGTTATGGCGAACGGTTGACCTCAGCAATCTTTCGGGAGAAGGCGGCATGA
- a CDS encoding YdcF family protein — translation MMLPIILPCAVLFGLVAMFFSEPVLTLQDDGGRADVIVVPGGDGPPRAAEAARLWKEGRSPVILVTGDGDCLSNKRIMVRKGVTPSAIFVECQSGSTWQNARFSAPLMREIQARSALIVTNWYHSRRAIASFRAACPQMRFISSPIGGDDGRPGFPTTPTDMELVVKEYVKLGWYLISGRIFPHDLSTDEPAPDLSDVCADAGVTQ, via the coding sequence ATGATGCTGCCCATTATTCTGCCCTGTGCCGTTTTGTTCGGACTGGTCGCCATGTTCTTCTCGGAACCTGTTCTGACCTTGCAGGATGATGGCGGCAGAGCTGATGTGATCGTCGTACCCGGCGGAGACGGACCGCCCCGCGCGGCGGAGGCCGCACGTCTCTGGAAGGAGGGCCGCTCACCGGTGATCCTTGTTACCGGCGACGGTGATTGTCTCTCCAACAAACGGATCATGGTGCGCAAAGGCGTGACGCCGTCGGCGATTTTTGTGGAATGCCAATCGGGCAGCACCTGGCAGAATGCCCGATTTTCCGCGCCCCTCATGCGCGAAATACAGGCCAGAAGTGCGCTGATCGTGACCAACTGGTATCACTCGCGCCGCGCCATAGCGAGCTTTCGCGCCGCATGCCCCCAGATGCGTTTCATCTCGTCTCCCATCGGCGGCGATGACGGTCGGCCCGGTTTTCCGACAACACCCACGGACATGGAACTCGTCGTCAAGGAATATGTGAAACTTGGCTGGTATCTGATTTCAGGCCGCATCTTCCCACACGACCTTTCCACGGACGAACCGGCACCCGATCTTTCGGATGTATGCGCTGATGCGGGGGTTACACAATGA
- a CDS encoding glycosyltransferase — protein sequence MNIVHVIGSYDPAKGGPQAVVVRLAAAQATLGHEVTIVSYSDDEVSGRAVSATATIPGFDKVRTLLLPMPDLRETLFGGAAAKAMEMLLRSADFVHLHGIWETNLLRASMLCRRYRVPYCVCCCGMLDVWSMQQSAWKKKIAMMLGFRRMLDGAAFIHALNADEIELMRPLGLKSPSMIIPNGIFLNEVEGDKDIAVRGLPERPYILFLSRLHYKKGLDILADAFRRVAPLFPDVDLVVAGPDGGAEEDFRQRIRQYGLETRVHMTGGLYGPAKIAALKQSACFCLPSRQEGFSVAITEALACGVPVAITDACHFPEVAEAGAGAVCSLDPMAVASALEQILEDPDRAKRMGAAGARLVRANYTWPRIALQTIAAYQSFQPQKSGAVAGRKALRSVPAS from the coding sequence ATGAACATTGTCCACGTCATCGGTTCCTACGACCCTGCCAAGGGCGGCCCGCAAGCCGTCGTGGTGCGGCTTGCAGCAGCGCAGGCAACGCTCGGTCATGAAGTGACAATCGTAAGCTATAGCGATGATGAAGTGAGCGGTCGCGCCGTCAGCGCCACGGCCACAATTCCCGGTTTCGACAAGGTGCGCACCCTGCTTCTGCCAATGCCTGACTTGCGGGAAACCTTGTTCGGCGGGGCTGCAGCAAAAGCAATGGAGATGCTGCTGCGCTCGGCAGATTTTGTGCATCTTCATGGCATATGGGAAACCAATCTGTTGCGGGCATCAATGCTTTGCCGCCGCTATCGTGTGCCATATTGCGTATGTTGTTGCGGTATGCTCGACGTGTGGAGCATGCAACAGAGCGCATGGAAGAAGAAGATCGCGATGATGCTCGGCTTTCGTCGTATGCTCGACGGTGCAGCCTTCATCCACGCGCTGAATGCGGATGAAATCGAGCTGATGCGGCCACTTGGCCTGAAATCACCTTCGATGATCATCCCGAACGGAATTTTCCTCAATGAAGTCGAGGGCGACAAGGATATTGCCGTGCGCGGATTGCCGGAACGGCCCTACATACTTTTTCTGTCGCGGCTGCACTACAAGAAAGGTCTTGATATACTTGCCGATGCCTTTCGTCGTGTTGCCCCCTTGTTTCCTGATGTGGATCTGGTTGTCGCGGGTCCCGATGGTGGTGCGGAAGAAGATTTTCGGCAGCGTATTCGTCAATACGGGCTTGAGACGCGGGTACACATGACAGGCGGGCTCTATGGTCCGGCGAAGATCGCTGCCCTGAAACAATCGGCCTGTTTTTGCCTGCCAAGCCGTCAGGAAGGATTCAGCGTCGCCATAACCGAGGCGCTGGCCTGCGGCGTACCGGTTGCGATTACCGATGCATGTCATTTTCCGGAAGTCGCTGAAGCCGGTGCCGGTGCGGTCTGTTCACTCGACCCGATGGCTGTGGCTTCAGCGCTTGAGCAAATTCTGGAAGACCCGGATCGCGCGAAACGCATGGGTGCGGCTGGTGCCAGACTTGTGCGGGCCAACTACACCTGGCCACGCATCGCTCTCCAGACAATTGCGGCCTATCAGAGCTTTCAGCCGCAAAAAAGCGGTGCCGTTGCAGGCCGCAAGGCGCTCCGGTCCGTTCCTGCTTCCTGA
- a CDS encoding MraY family glycosyltransferase, with the protein MTSLSWITLLAFALSVAFCLGFRGLAREWHLIDIPDARKRHDGNVPLCGGIAIFLSFSAATFLAFGVSGHANAMALLPGLVLILVAGVLDDRFNLPVAPRLAIQLLAAFLIIAITGLTQTYLGLASDGIETAATSTPEMLIQVLTGPLFLIIALAFIVGLVNAVNMSDGVDGLAGSASAAAFFWLAVIGFGIGEHRLGLQALALAAACLGFLVFNMRHRWRTRASLFLGDGGSTFLGAALAGFILILASGTAAVAFPVLIWIVIVPVIDTLSLIVRRMSVRRSPFSPDRQHLHHLLMDAGLSCGQTAVAVMALNLLAGAIAYIAIRFDIPVWPMLLALAVPAAAHTLFVLRMTRGARPIVTASMAEANPTTKPNITYPGATS; encoded by the coding sequence ATGACGAGTCTTTCCTGGATCACGCTTCTGGCCTTCGCTCTTTCCGTCGCTTTCTGCCTCGGCTTTCGGGGGCTGGCACGCGAATGGCATCTCATCGACATTCCTGATGCCCGCAAGAGGCATGACGGGAATGTCCCGCTTTGCGGGGGCATTGCCATTTTTCTCTCGTTTTCCGCAGCCACGTTTCTGGCGTTTGGCGTTTCAGGACATGCCAATGCCATGGCCTTGCTGCCAGGGCTTGTGCTCATCCTCGTCGCCGGTGTTCTCGATGACCGTTTCAACCTGCCTGTCGCGCCGCGCCTTGCAATCCAGTTGCTCGCAGCCTTCCTGATAATTGCTATCACCGGGCTGACGCAGACCTATCTCGGGCTTGCTTCCGATGGCATCGAAACTGCCGCCACGTCCACTCCGGAAATGCTTATACAGGTCCTGACCGGACCGCTTTTCCTGATTATCGCGCTTGCTTTCATTGTCGGCCTCGTCAATGCGGTCAATATGAGTGACGGCGTGGACGGACTGGCAGGGTCGGCGAGTGCTGCCGCATTCTTCTGGCTGGCCGTCATCGGCTTCGGGATCGGCGAACATCGCCTCGGGCTTCAGGCGCTCGCCCTTGCTGCTGCCTGCCTCGGCTTTCTGGTCTTCAACATGCGGCATCGCTGGCGCACACGAGCAAGCCTTTTCCTTGGCGATGGCGGCAGCACATTTCTCGGTGCAGCCCTTGCCGGATTTATCCTCATCCTTGCAAGCGGAACCGCCGCCGTCGCCTTTCCCGTCCTGATCTGGATCGTGATCGTGCCAGTCATTGATACGCTGAGCCTGATCGTGCGCCGCATGTCTGTACGCAGAAGCCCGTTCTCGCCGGACCGGCAGCATCTGCATCATCTGCTGATGGATGCGGGGCTTTCCTGCGGGCAAACAGCCGTAGCGGTCATGGCGCTCAATCTTCTGGCGGGAGCCATCGCCTACATCGCCATCCGGTTCGACATACCCGTCTGGCCGATGCTTCTGGCGCTGGCGGTCCCTGCCGCAGCACACACGCTCTTCGTGCTGCGCATGACCAGAGGCGCACGTCCGATCGTTACCGCTTCGATGGCCGAGGCCAACCCGACCACCAAACCGAACATCACTTATCCAGGGGCAACTTCATGA